The following proteins are encoded in a genomic region of Catellatospora sp. TT07R-123:
- a CDS encoding (2Fe-2S)-binding protein translates to MTATVNGVPRTADDVWEGESLLYVLRERLGLPGSKNACEQGECGSCTVYLDGVAVCACLVAAGQAVGREVVTVEGLSGGPDAEPGPVQRAFLAAGAVQCGFCTPGLIVAVDDLLARNPHPTDPQIREALAGNLCRCTGYEKIMEAVRLAAGDAA, encoded by the coding sequence GTGACGGCGACAGTCAACGGGGTGCCCCGCACCGCCGACGACGTGTGGGAGGGCGAGAGCCTGCTCTACGTGCTGCGCGAGCGGCTCGGCCTGCCGGGCAGCAAGAACGCCTGCGAGCAGGGCGAATGCGGCTCGTGCACGGTGTACCTGGACGGGGTCGCGGTGTGCGCGTGCCTGGTCGCGGCCGGTCAGGCGGTGGGCCGCGAGGTCGTCACCGTCGAGGGCCTGAGCGGCGGCCCGGACGCCGAGCCGGGGCCGGTGCAGCGGGCGTTCCTGGCAGCCGGTGCGGTGCAGTGCGGCTTCTGCACGCCGGGCCTGATCGTGGCGGTGGACGACCTGCTGGCCCGCAACCCGCACCCGACCGACCCGCAGATCCGCGAGGCGCTGGCGGGCAACCTGTGCCGCTGCACCGGCTACGAGAAGATCATGGAAGCGGTACGGCTCGCCGCCGGTGACGCCGCATGA
- a CDS encoding xanthine dehydrogenase family protein subunit M, producing the protein MDFLTPLTWADALAAKAERTDAVPVAGGTDVMVELNFHRRRPPLLLDLTRVPELSAWDRDGAVLRVGAGVTYTRIIEELGGQLPGLAAASRTVGSPQIRNRGTLGGNLGSASPAGDGHPPLLAAGATVELASVRGTREVPVADFFTGPKRSVLAPDELIAAVLVPPADGPEQFAKIGTRNAMVIAVGSFALALHPGRRAVGTGIGSAAPTPRRAPAAEEFAAAHLLWDGPGPLDPDLARRFGELVAAAAAPIDDVRGTAAYRRHGLSVLARRTLTWAWEELCA; encoded by the coding sequence ATGGACTTCCTCACTCCGCTGACGTGGGCGGACGCGCTGGCGGCCAAGGCCGAGCGCACCGATGCGGTGCCGGTGGCCGGGGGCACCGACGTGATGGTGGAGCTCAACTTCCACCGCCGCCGCCCGCCGCTGCTGCTGGACCTGACCCGGGTGCCGGAGCTGTCGGCGTGGGACCGCGACGGCGCGGTGCTGCGGGTCGGTGCCGGGGTCACGTACACCAGGATCATCGAGGAGCTGGGCGGGCAGCTGCCGGGGCTGGCCGCCGCGTCGCGCACGGTCGGCTCGCCGCAGATCCGCAACCGGGGCACCCTCGGCGGCAACCTCGGTTCGGCCTCGCCCGCCGGGGACGGCCACCCGCCGCTGCTGGCCGCCGGGGCGACGGTCGAGCTCGCCTCGGTGCGCGGCACCCGCGAGGTGCCGGTGGCCGACTTCTTCACCGGCCCCAAGCGCAGCGTGCTCGCCCCCGACGAGCTGATCGCGGCGGTGCTGGTGCCGCCCGCCGACGGACCCGAGCAGTTCGCCAAGATCGGCACCCGCAACGCGATGGTGATCGCGGTCGGCTCGTTCGCGCTGGCCCTGCACCCGGGGCGGCGCGCGGTCGGCACCGGGATCGGCTCGGCCGCGCCGACCCCGCGCCGCGCCCCCGCGGCGGAGGAGTTCGCCGCCGCGCACCTGCTCTGGGACGGCCCCGGCCCGCTCGACCCGGACCTGGCCCGCCGCTTCGGCGAGCTGGTCGCGGCCGCGGCCGCCCCCATCGACGACGTACGCGGCACCGCCGCCTACCGCAGGCACGGCCTGTCGGTGCTGGCCCGGCGCACGCTGACCTGGGCCTGGGAGGAACTGTGCGCGTGA
- the pucL gene encoding factor-independent urate hydroxylase: protein MAVLGANSYGKAECRLVRVDRDGPHHRLTDLTVSTALAGRLAATHLTGDNTDVLPTDTQKNTVYALARHGVATIEEFGLDLARHFVSGGGAVEQARVTVQRHPWQRLGEHSFARRGDETRLAVVTASAAGAWVVGGLTGLVLLNTTGSEFRGFARDRYTTLPEAADRILATAVDARWRFADLGTGWDGAYDAAHAALVDAFTQTYSRSLQQTLYAMGERVLDAVPQVAEVRLSLPNRHHFLVDLAPFGLDNPGEVYVAADRPYGLIEATVAREGADGPGLAWDWAGRS, encoded by the coding sequence ATGGCGGTCCTGGGTGCCAACAGCTACGGCAAGGCCGAATGCCGCCTGGTGCGGGTGGACCGCGACGGCCCGCACCACCGGCTCACCGACCTGACCGTCAGCACCGCGCTCGCGGGCCGGCTGGCGGCCACGCATCTGACCGGCGACAACACCGACGTGCTGCCGACCGACACGCAGAAGAACACCGTGTACGCCCTGGCCCGCCACGGCGTCGCCACGATCGAGGAGTTCGGGCTGGACCTGGCCCGGCACTTCGTCAGCGGCGGCGGCGCGGTCGAGCAGGCCCGGGTGACCGTGCAGCGGCATCCGTGGCAGCGGCTGGGCGAGCATTCGTTCGCCCGGCGCGGCGACGAGACCCGGCTGGCCGTGGTGACCGCGTCGGCGGCGGGGGCCTGGGTGGTCGGCGGGCTGACCGGCCTGGTGCTGCTGAACACCACCGGCTCGGAGTTCCGGGGGTTCGCCCGCGACCGGTACACCACGCTGCCGGAGGCGGCCGACCGGATCCTGGCCACCGCCGTGGACGCCCGCTGGCGCTTCGCCGACCTGGGCACCGGCTGGGACGGCGCGTACGACGCGGCCCACGCCGCGCTGGTCGACGCGTTCACCCAGACCTACAGCCGCTCACTCCAGCAGACGCTGTACGCGATGGGCGAGCGGGTGCTCGACGCGGTGCCGCAGGTGGCCGAGGTGCGGCTGTCGCTGCCGAACCGGCACCACTTCCTGGTCGACCTGGCCCCGTTCGGGCTGGACAACCCGGGCGAGGTGTACGTCGCCGCCGACCGGCCGTACGGGCTGATCGAGGCGACGGTGGCACGCGAGGGCGCGGACGGGCCAGGATTGGCCTGGGATTGGGCCGGGCGATCGTGA
- the uraH gene encoding hydroxyisourate hydrolase, with protein sequence MSLSTHVLDTCRGEPAADVPVTLQRLGQYGWSTVATGTTDADGRLRDWVPAEQWLPGRYGLRFDVAAYQGLGSFFPEVTIVFDVADTVRHLHLPLLLSKFGYTTYRGS encoded by the coding sequence ATGAGCCTGTCGACGCATGTGCTGGACACCTGCCGGGGGGAGCCCGCGGCCGACGTGCCGGTGACGTTGCAGCGGCTGGGGCAGTACGGCTGGAGCACCGTCGCCACGGGCACCACCGACGCCGACGGGCGGCTGCGCGACTGGGTGCCCGCCGAACAGTGGCTGCCCGGCCGCTACGGGCTGCGCTTCGACGTCGCCGCGTACCAGGGCCTGGGCAGCTTCTTCCCCGAGGTCACCATCGTCTTCGACGTCGCCGACACCGTCCGGCACCTGCACCTGCCGCTGCTGCTGAGCAAGTTCGGCTACACCACCTACCGGGGGTCCTGA
- the uraD gene encoding 2-oxo-4-hydroxy-4-carboxy-5-ureidoimidazoline decarboxylase, giving the protein MSTAAFNELPAPQAEAELLACCASPAWAAAVAAGRPYADADALVAAAEMVLDRLGWPQLERALAAHPRIGERAGGDSREAAWSRREQAGAAGADAATAQALVAANRAYEERFGHVFLIFASGRSADQMLAAARARLGHDAATEREVVRRELTAITVNRLRKLMSS; this is encoded by the coding sequence ATGTCGACAGCCGCTTTCAACGAGCTGCCGGCGCCACAGGCGGAGGCGGAACTGCTCGCCTGCTGCGCCAGCCCCGCGTGGGCGGCGGCGGTGGCGGCCGGGCGGCCGTACGCGGACGCGGACGCGCTGGTGGCGGCGGCCGAGATGGTGCTGGACCGGCTCGGCTGGCCGCAGCTGGAGCGGGCGCTGGCGGCGCATCCGCGCATCGGCGAGCGGGCGGGCGGCGACAGCCGGGAGGCGGCCTGGTCGCGGCGCGAGCAGGCGGGCGCGGCCGGTGCCGACGCGGCGACGGCGCAGGCGCTGGTCGCGGCGAACCGGGCGTACGAGGAGCGGTTCGGCCACGTCTTCCTGATCTTCGCCAGCGGGCGCTCCGCGGACCAGATGCTCGCGGCGGCACGGGCCCGGCTGGGGCACGACGCGGCGACCGAGCGCGAGGTCGTACGCCGTGAGCTCACCGCGATCACCGTCAACCGCCTGCGGAAGTTGATGAGCTCATGA
- a CDS encoding PucR family transcriptional regulator ligand-binding domain-containing protein: MRLRDVLEQPGSRLPVLVGADELDRPLTLAYTTDLLDPTRYLTGGEVVLTGMMWRRDPADSELFVSRLAGAGVAALGAGEGLLGPVPDDLVQACARHGLPLFAVPADVSFREVTDRISAVLWSEREAGAVAARSRQRGLVARLSAGADLPEVWPESGAWLLSCTGRTVTGPALTPDPVTATARPPTGDARAAAAPPAAQLGRRLAREFLRAAALPVRCALGGREFHLDAVPPGERPGGVFVVVEGDPAPLENLVALAALDAARQDRARRLEHRLAEQLVATLRTGAGRAEVAAALRACGLPDAGPHTVLSAVTTGADAAALLAELLHPAAAVVAADGDRAVAVVADAGPAIRDQARHLVSAVRGLRLTAGISEAAADPAGLPSALAQAEHALAYAAQRTGRVRVVGSAELASHELLLAAVPRHTREAFAERLLAPLREYDATHRADLVHTLRTFLDCDGSWTRCAAAMHLHVNTLRYRIGRISALTGRNLDHFPDRVDLYLALRAAA, from the coding sequence ATGCGGCTTCGTGACGTGCTGGAACAGCCCGGGTCGCGGCTGCCCGTGCTCGTGGGTGCGGATGAGCTCGACCGGCCGCTGACCCTGGCGTACACCACCGACCTGCTCGACCCGACCCGCTACCTGACCGGTGGCGAGGTGGTGCTCACCGGGATGATGTGGCGCCGCGACCCCGCCGACTCGGAGCTGTTCGTCTCGCGCCTGGCCGGTGCGGGGGTCGCCGCGCTCGGCGCCGGGGAGGGGCTGCTCGGACCGGTGCCCGACGACCTCGTCCAGGCGTGCGCCCGGCACGGGCTGCCGCTGTTCGCGGTCCCCGCCGACGTGTCGTTCCGCGAGGTCACCGACCGGATCAGCGCGGTGCTGTGGTCCGAACGCGAAGCCGGCGCGGTCGCCGCGCGCAGCCGCCAGCGCGGCCTGGTCGCCCGCCTGTCCGCCGGAGCCGATCTCCCCGAGGTATGGCCCGAATCCGGCGCCTGGCTGCTCAGCTGCACCGGCCGCACCGTCACCGGACCGGCTCTCACCCCCGACCCGGTCACCGCCACGGCCCGCCCGCCGACCGGCGACGCCCGCGCGGCCGCGGCACCGCCCGCCGCGCAGCTGGGGCGGCGCCTGGCGCGGGAGTTCCTGCGCGCCGCCGCGCTGCCGGTGCGGTGCGCGCTGGGCGGGCGGGAGTTCCACCTGGACGCGGTGCCGCCGGGCGAGCGGCCCGGCGGCGTGTTCGTCGTGGTGGAGGGGGACCCGGCGCCGCTGGAGAACCTGGTCGCGCTGGCCGCGCTCGACGCCGCCCGGCAGGACCGGGCCCGCCGCCTGGAACACCGGCTCGCCGAGCAGCTGGTCGCCACCCTGCGCACCGGCGCCGGACGCGCCGAGGTCGCCGCCGCGCTGCGGGCCTGCGGACTGCCGGACGCCGGGCCGCACACCGTGCTGTCCGCCGTCACGACCGGCGCCGACGCCGCGGCGCTGCTGGCCGAGCTGCTGCACCCGGCCGCCGCGGTCGTCGCCGCCGACGGGGACCGGGCCGTGGCCGTCGTCGCCGACGCCGGTCCGGCGATCCGCGACCAGGCCCGGCACCTGGTCTCGGCGGTGCGCGGGCTGCGGCTGACCGCCGGGATCAGCGAGGCCGCCGCCGACCCGGCCGGGCTGCCGTCGGCCCTGGCCCAGGCCGAGCACGCGCTCGCGTACGCCGCGCAGCGGACGGGGCGGGTGCGCGTGGTCGGCAGCGCCGAGCTCGCCTCGCACGAGCTGCTGCTGGCCGCAGTGCCCCGGCACACCCGGGAGGCGTTCGCCGAGCGCCTGCTGGCACCCCTGCGGGAGTACGACGCCACCCACCGCGCCGACCTGGTGCACACCCTGCGCACCTTCCTCGACTGCGACGGCTCGTGGACCCGCTGCGCCGCCGCCATGCACCTGCACGTCAACACGCTGCGCTACCGCATCGGCCGCATCAGCGCCCTGACCGGCCGCAACCTCGACCACTTCCCCGACCGCGTCGACCTGTACCTGGCGCTGCGCGCCGCCGCCTGA
- a CDS encoding MSMEG_4193 family putative phosphomutase, which translates to MGDVATLLLLRHGRTTANADGILAGDLPVELDEFGTEQARQAGARLSGLPLAVVISSPLLRCRQTLDLALPGTPVTPEDGLRECGYGEWSGRGLKELADNPLWAMVQHHPAAVTFPGGEAMAAMANRAVTAVRAWDARISESHGHDAVWLACSHGDVIKAIVADALGMHLDLFQRIQVEPSSITAIRYTPQRPFVLRVNDTGTSLDALVHKHRPPAEETAEGDAVLGGGA; encoded by the coding sequence CTGGGCGACGTGGCCACGCTACTGCTGCTGCGACACGGTCGCACCACCGCCAACGCCGACGGCATCCTCGCCGGCGACCTCCCGGTCGAGCTGGACGAGTTCGGCACCGAACAGGCCCGGCAGGCCGGTGCCCGGCTGTCCGGGCTGCCGCTGGCCGTGGTGATCAGCAGCCCGCTGCTGCGCTGCCGCCAGACGCTGGACCTCGCGCTGCCGGGCACCCCGGTCACGCCCGAGGACGGCCTGCGCGAGTGCGGGTACGGCGAGTGGTCCGGCCGGGGCCTGAAGGAGCTGGCCGACAACCCGCTGTGGGCGATGGTGCAGCACCACCCGGCCGCAGTCACCTTCCCCGGCGGCGAGGCGATGGCGGCGATGGCCAACCGCGCCGTCACCGCCGTACGCGCCTGGGACGCGCGCATCAGCGAGTCGCACGGCCACGACGCCGTCTGGCTCGCGTGCAGCCACGGCGACGTGATCAAGGCGATCGTGGCCGACGCGCTCGGCATGCACCTGGACCTGTTCCAGCGCATCCAGGTCGAGCCGTCGTCGATCACCGCGATCCGCTACACCCCGCAGCGGCCGTTCGTGCTGCGGGTCAACGACACCGGCACCTCCCTGGACGCCCTGGTGCACAAGCACCGGCCCCCGGCCGAGGAGACCGCCGAGGGCGACGCCGTCCTCGGCGGCGGCGCCTGA
- a CDS encoding undecaprenyl-diphosphate phosphatase, giving the protein MTIWQAIVLGIVEGITEFLPISSTGHLTITEKLMGLPIDDTAVTAFTAVIQIGAIAAVLVYFAKDIGRLASAWFKGVFSKDARDDLDYRLAWYVIAGSIPIGVVGFLGKDLITGPLRSLWFVAGSMIVWAGVMAFAEYAATQIRSEKQLTLKDTLIIGFAQCLALIPGVSRSGATITTGLLRDLDRVTATRLSFFLGVPALVAAGVYELKDALGGDAVSGAALGVGTLVSFLVAYASIAWLLKFVAHHTLMAFVWYRVILGGAIIALLATSTISAT; this is encoded by the coding sequence ATCACGATCTGGCAGGCGATCGTCCTAGGCATCGTGGAGGGCATCACCGAATTCCTCCCGATCTCCTCGACGGGGCACCTGACCATCACCGAGAAGCTGATGGGCCTGCCGATCGACGACACGGCCGTCACCGCGTTCACCGCCGTGATCCAGATCGGGGCGATCGCGGCGGTGCTGGTCTACTTCGCCAAGGACATCGGGCGGCTGGCCTCCGCCTGGTTCAAGGGCGTCTTCTCCAAAGACGCCCGCGACGACCTCGACTACCGCCTGGCCTGGTACGTCATCGCCGGCTCCATCCCGATCGGCGTCGTGGGCTTCCTCGGCAAGGACCTGATCACCGGCCCGCTGCGCAGCCTGTGGTTCGTGGCGGGCTCCATGATCGTGTGGGCGGGCGTGATGGCCTTCGCCGAGTACGCCGCCACCCAGATCCGCTCGGAGAAGCAGCTCACCCTCAAGGACACCCTGATCATCGGCTTCGCCCAGTGCCTGGCCCTGATCCCGGGCGTGTCCCGCTCCGGCGCCACCATCACCACCGGTCTGCTGCGCGACCTCGACCGCGTCACCGCCACCCGGCTGTCGTTCTTCCTGGGCGTCCCCGCGCTGGTCGCGGCCGGCGTCTACGAGCTGAAGGACGCGCTGGGCGGCGACGCGGTCAGCGGGGCGGCGCTCGGCGTCGGCACGCTGGTGAGCTTCCTCGTGGCGTACGCGTCGATCGCCTGGCTGCTCAAGTTCGTCGCCCACCACACCCTGATGGCGTTCGTCTGGTATCGGGTGATCCTCGGCGGTGCGATCATCGCGCTGCTCGCCACCAGCACCATCAGCGCCACCTAG
- a CDS encoding LLM class F420-dependent oxidoreductase yields MKLGLNIGYLTPWSTPATLVELAQEADRLGFASAWVAEAYGSDSPSLVTWIAAHTERIDVGSAVMQIPGRTPAATAMTAATIDTLSGGRFRLGLGVSGPQVSEGWHGVRFGKPLARTREYVDIVKLALSRKQVSYDGEFHTLPLPDGPGKSLRLNFHPLRTEIPIYLAAVGPKNLELAGEIADGWLAVFYAPEFAAEQLAAIERGRQKAGKTMAGFDVVPTVPVVVGDDVSMCAELVRAYAALYVGGMGSRQQNFYNQLATRMGYGEAAEQVQELFLAGRHRDAAEAVPMEFIDRTSLLGPKDRIARRLRDFADAGVTTLSLALFVADADSGRETLRTVAEAYAESGLGD; encoded by the coding sequence ATGAAGCTCGGACTCAACATCGGATACCTCACCCCCTGGTCGACCCCGGCCACGCTGGTCGAGCTGGCCCAGGAGGCCGACCGGCTGGGCTTCGCCAGCGCGTGGGTCGCCGAGGCGTACGGCTCCGACTCGCCGAGCCTGGTGACCTGGATCGCGGCGCACACCGAGCGCATCGACGTCGGCAGCGCCGTGATGCAGATCCCCGGCCGCACCCCGGCCGCCACCGCGATGACCGCCGCCACCATCGACACCCTGTCCGGCGGCCGGTTCCGGCTCGGGCTGGGCGTGTCCGGGCCGCAGGTCTCCGAGGGCTGGCACGGCGTACGGTTCGGCAAGCCGCTGGCGCGCACCCGGGAGTACGTCGACATCGTCAAGCTGGCCCTGAGCCGCAAGCAGGTCAGCTACGACGGCGAGTTCCACACCCTGCCGCTGCCCGACGGCCCCGGCAAGTCGCTGCGGCTGAACTTCCACCCGCTGCGCACCGAGATCCCGATCTACCTGGCCGCGGTCGGCCCGAAGAACCTGGAGCTCGCCGGGGAGATCGCCGACGGCTGGCTGGCCGTCTTCTACGCGCCCGAGTTCGCCGCCGAGCAGCTCGCCGCGATCGAGCGCGGACGGCAGAAGGCCGGCAAGACCATGGCCGGTTTCGACGTCGTGCCGACGGTGCCGGTGGTGGTCGGCGACGATGTGAGCATGTGTGCCGAGCTGGTCCGCGCGTACGCGGCGCTGTACGTCGGCGGCATGGGCAGCCGCCAGCAGAACTTCTACAACCAGCTCGCCACCCGCATGGGCTACGGCGAGGCCGCCGAGCAGGTGCAGGAGCTGTTCCTGGCCGGGCGCCACCGCGACGCGGCCGAGGCCGTGCCGATGGAGTTCATCGACCGGACGTCCCTGCTCGGGCCCAAGGACCGCATCGCCCGGCGCCTGCGTGACTTCGCCGACGCGGGCGTGACTACGCTGTCGCTGGCGCTGTTCGTCGCAGACGCCGACTCGGGCCGGGAGACGTTGCGTACTGTTGCTGAGGCGTACGCGGAGAGTGGACTGGGAGACTAG
- a CDS encoding alpha/beta fold hydrolase: MTTTNAAQAATLSVPGAELYYEVRGTGPLLLISQSGEGDAGRSTDLVDRLAADYTVVTYDRRGLSRSVPADPARPWTMADHADDVHRLLAALTDRPARMLGCSLGAVIGMHLAVRHPEQLAVLVAHEPVAPRLLPPTEQDFHQEELRDLQRLYRAEGLRAALGQIAQVLGIDPANPDAEPGLTAQPMDARRVANFDVFIERDFTAVVDDVLDPAAVRAAGVPIVPAYGRTTPHHVFDHRCAMELAALLGTPAVDFPGGHNGNTTHPRAYARRLREVLGAAA; encoded by the coding sequence ATGACGACCACGAACGCGGCGCAGGCCGCCACGCTGTCCGTGCCCGGTGCCGAGCTCTACTACGAGGTGCGCGGCACCGGCCCGCTGCTGCTGATCTCCCAGAGCGGGGAGGGCGACGCCGGGCGCAGCACCGACCTGGTGGACCGGCTCGCCGCCGACTACACCGTGGTGACGTACGACCGCCGCGGCCTGTCCCGCAGCGTCCCGGCCGATCCGGCCCGGCCCTGGACGATGGCCGACCACGCCGATGACGTGCACCGGCTGCTCGCGGCGCTGACCGACCGGCCCGCCCGGATGCTCGGATGCAGCCTCGGCGCGGTCATCGGCATGCACCTGGCGGTGCGCCACCCGGAGCAGCTCGCGGTGCTGGTCGCGCACGAGCCGGTCGCGCCCCGGCTGCTGCCGCCCACCGAGCAGGACTTCCACCAGGAGGAACTGCGCGACCTGCAGCGGCTCTACCGGGCCGAGGGCCTGCGGGCGGCACTCGGGCAGATCGCCCAGGTGCTCGGCATCGATCCGGCCAACCCCGACGCCGAACCCGGGCTCACCGCGCAGCCGATGGACGCCCGCCGCGTCGCGAACTTCGACGTGTTCATCGAGCGCGACTTCACCGCGGTCGTGGACGACGTCCTCGACCCGGCGGCGGTCCGGGCCGCAGGCGTTCCCATCGTCCCCGCGTACGGCCGGACCACCCCGCACCACGTCTTCGACCACCGCTGCGCGATGGAGCTGGCCGCGCTGCTGGGCACGCCCGCGGTCGACTTCCCGGGCGGGCACAACGGCAACACCACCCATCCCCGGGCGTACGCGCGGCGCCTGCGCGAGGTGCTGGGCGCCGCCGCCTGA
- a CDS encoding helix-turn-helix domain-containing protein, translated as MNGVDLFLLGRTLMKIGEEAIPSPAGGQHLADRTVLIVAADVAAHPGSSISEITERIGFPQSAVSGSVARLRDAGAVRTATDPADRRRQLVHPAEQVSDRVAAIRASGVEAALAAALGTADPGRLAEVVAALDTLARHLGPAALTKLRRPGGTA; from the coding sequence ATGAACGGAGTCGACCTGTTCCTGCTCGGGCGCACGCTGATGAAGATCGGCGAGGAGGCCATCCCCAGTCCGGCGGGCGGTCAGCACCTGGCCGACCGGACCGTCCTGATCGTCGCCGCCGACGTCGCCGCCCATCCCGGCAGCTCGATCAGCGAGATCACCGAGCGCATCGGGTTCCCGCAGAGCGCCGTGTCCGGCAGCGTCGCGCGGCTGCGCGACGCCGGGGCGGTCCGCACCGCTACCGACCCCGCCGACCGGCGCCGCCAGCTCGTACACCCTGCCGAGCAGGTCTCCGACCGGGTCGCCGCGATCCGCGCCAGCGGCGTCGAGGCGGCGCTGGCGGCCGCGCTGGGCACAGCCGACCCCGGCCGGCTGGCGGAGGTCGTCGCCGCATTGGACACCCTCGCCCGCCATCTGGGCCCGGCGGCGCTGACCAAGCTGCGCCGCCCCGGCGGCACCGCCTGA
- a CDS encoding aldo/keto reductase, with translation MQQRPLGNSGMVVSRLALGTMTWGLDTDPDDAGAQLKAYVDAGGTLIDTADVYADGEAEAVLGTLLDAMVSRDDILIVAKAGLRARAGRRHDGSRGHLLRTLDTTLRRLGVSYVDLWQVHGSDPDTPWEETLAALDHAVAAGKARYAGVSNFSGWQTARAATWQKAWPGRAPIVATQMEYSLLQRGIEREVLPACAALGIGVLPWSPLGRGVLTGKYRHGRPADSRGASPHFERFVLPYLQPRCSAIVEAVATAADGLGVSPAEVALAWVRDRPGVTAPVLGARDVGQLMAALQVEDVALPSEISRALDDVSAIAITYPELEV, from the coding sequence ATGCAGCAGCGGCCGCTCGGCAACAGCGGGATGGTGGTCTCCCGGCTGGCCCTGGGCACCATGACGTGGGGTCTGGACACCGACCCCGACGACGCCGGCGCCCAGCTCAAGGCGTATGTGGACGCCGGCGGCACCCTCATCGACACCGCCGACGTGTACGCCGACGGCGAGGCCGAGGCCGTGCTGGGCACCCTGCTCGACGCCATGGTGTCGCGCGACGACATCCTCATCGTCGCCAAGGCCGGGCTGCGCGCCCGCGCCGGGCGCCGCCACGACGGCTCGCGCGGGCACCTGCTGCGCACCCTCGACACCACCCTGCGCCGCCTCGGCGTGTCGTACGTGGACCTGTGGCAGGTGCACGGCAGCGACCCGGACACGCCCTGGGAGGAGACCCTCGCGGCGCTCGACCATGCCGTGGCCGCCGGAAAGGCCCGCTACGCCGGGGTGTCCAACTTCTCCGGCTGGCAGACCGCCCGCGCCGCGACCTGGCAGAAGGCCTGGCCCGGCCGCGCACCCATCGTCGCCACGCAGATGGAGTACAGCCTGCTCCAGCGCGGCATCGAGCGCGAGGTGCTGCCCGCGTGCGCGGCGCTGGGCATCGGGGTGCTGCCCTGGTCACCGCTGGGGCGCGGGGTGCTGACCGGCAAGTACCGCCACGGGCGGCCCGCCGACTCGCGCGGGGCGTCGCCGCACTTCGAGCGCTTCGTGCTGCCGTACCTGCAACCGCGGTGCTCGGCGATCGTCGAGGCGGTCGCCACCGCCGCCGACGGGCTCGGCGTCAGCCCGGCCGAGGTGGCGCTGGCCTGGGTCCGCGACCGGCCCGGGGTGACCGCCCCCGTGCTCGGCGCCCGCGACGTCGGCCAGCTCATGGCGGCGCTCCAGGTCGAGGACGTCGCGCTGCCGTCCGAGATCTCCCGCGCCCTCGACGACGTCTCCGCCATCGCCATCACCTACCCCGAACTCGAGGTCTGA
- a CDS encoding DUF5703 family protein, with product MDYEYAPLRLPPDIDRLTAAVRLAIQAEYGGWELARMRLMKDGTRQVLLRRPLRLAVLPGPSA from the coding sequence ATGGACTACGAATACGCACCGCTGCGGCTGCCACCAGACATCGACCGGCTGACCGCGGCGGTGCGGCTCGCCATCCAGGCGGAGTACGGCGGGTGGGAGCTGGCCCGGATGCGGCTCATGAAGGACGGCACCCGCCAGGTGCTGCTGCGCCGCCCGCTGCGACTGGCCGTCCTCCCGGGCCCCTCCGCCTGA